A DNA window from Rhizobium sp. NXC14 contains the following coding sequences:
- a CDS encoding ABC transporter ATP-binding protein — protein sequence MSAALHVDNLSVAYDDFHALKDVSISVERGESFGLVGESGSGKSTLLRAVAGLAPISGGAIRIDGEELKGSKRSKAFYRRVQMVFQDPYGSLHPRQTIDRLLLEPLAIHAVTDSDKRIARALDEVGLGIGFRFRYPHQLSGGQRQRVAIARALIVQPSILLLDEPTSALDASVQAEVLNLLEQIRRDRKLTFVMVSHDLGVITHMCERLAVMRSGAVVERLSSEELARGAVQEDYTKNLMIASKGFVKA from the coding sequence ATGAGCGCAGCCCTCCACGTCGACAATCTCAGTGTCGCCTACGATGATTTTCATGCGCTGAAGGATGTCAGCATCAGCGTCGAGCGCGGTGAATCTTTCGGCCTCGTCGGTGAATCCGGGTCAGGCAAATCGACCTTGCTGCGCGCCGTTGCCGGACTTGCGCCCATCAGCGGCGGCGCGATCCGCATCGACGGCGAAGAGTTGAAGGGTTCGAAGCGCAGCAAGGCCTTCTATCGGCGCGTGCAGATGGTCTTCCAGGATCCCTACGGCTCGCTGCATCCGCGCCAGACGATCGATCGGTTGCTGCTCGAACCGCTTGCGATTCACGCCGTTACCGACAGCGACAAGCGCATTGCCCGCGCGCTCGACGAAGTCGGTCTCGGCATTGGTTTCCGTTTCCGCTATCCGCATCAGCTTTCCGGTGGTCAGCGACAGCGTGTGGCGATCGCCAGGGCGCTGATCGTGCAACCGTCGATCCTGCTGCTCGACGAGCCGACATCGGCGCTCGACGCCTCGGTGCAGGCGGAGGTGCTGAACCTGCTCGAACAGATCCGCCGCGACCGCAAGCTCACTTTCGTCATGGTCAGCCATGACCTCGGCGTCATCACGCATATGTGCGAAAGGCTCGCGGTGATGCGCAGCGGCGCTGTCGTCGAACGATTGAGCTCGGAAGAGCTGGCGCGGGGCGCGGTCCAGGAGGATTACACGAAAAATTTGATGATCGCGAGCAAGGGTTTCGTCAAAGCCTAA
- a CDS encoding ABC transporter permease, producing MSTKAAEGTAPLATRQRRRRMPPELSIFLVLVGIALIYEALGWIFIGQSFLMNSQRLTIMILQVSVIGIIAVGVTQVIITGGIDLSSGSVVGMTAMIATSFAQSSTWGRAVFPSLTDLPALVPIMIGLLIGAAAGLANGALIAYTKIPPFIATLGMFVSARGVAKWYTKGQPVSGITEQFHFIGTKAWPVVVFLVVALIFHIALRYTRYGKFTYAIGANPQAARVSGINIEAHLVKVYVIAGLLAGLAGIVTAARAETAQASMGVGYELDAIAATVIGGTSLTGGVGRITGTVIGTIILGVMTSGFTFLRIDAYYQEIVKGFIIVAAVVIDVYRQKKRRKH from the coding sequence ATGAGTACCAAGGCAGCAGAGGGTACGGCCCCGCTCGCAACCCGGCAGAGACGGCGGCGTATGCCGCCGGAACTCAGCATCTTCCTGGTGCTTGTCGGCATCGCGCTCATCTATGAAGCGCTCGGCTGGATTTTCATCGGCCAAAGCTTCCTGATGAATTCGCAGCGCCTGACAATCATGATCCTGCAGGTCTCCGTCATCGGCATTATCGCCGTCGGCGTCACGCAGGTCATCATAACAGGCGGCATCGATCTATCATCGGGCTCCGTCGTCGGCATGACGGCGATGATCGCGACAAGTTTCGCCCAGTCCTCCACCTGGGGGCGGGCCGTTTTCCCCTCGCTGACCGATCTTCCGGCGCTCGTGCCCATCATGATCGGTCTGCTGATCGGAGCGGCGGCGGGTCTGGCGAACGGCGCGCTCATCGCCTATACGAAGATCCCTCCGTTCATTGCAACGCTTGGCATGTTCGTTTCCGCCAGAGGTGTTGCCAAGTGGTATACGAAGGGGCAGCCGGTTTCCGGTATCACCGAGCAGTTTCATTTCATCGGGACCAAGGCGTGGCCGGTTGTCGTCTTCCTCGTTGTTGCACTGATCTTCCACATCGCGCTGCGCTACACCCGCTATGGAAAGTTCACCTACGCCATCGGCGCGAACCCCCAGGCCGCCCGCGTTTCCGGTATCAACATCGAAGCGCACCTCGTCAAAGTCTATGTGATTGCTGGATTGCTTGCTGGTCTCGCCGGCATCGTCACGGCGGCACGCGCGGAAACCGCGCAGGCGAGCATGGGTGTCGGATATGAGTTGGACGCGATCGCTGCGACCGTCATCGGCGGCACCTCGCTCACCGGCGGCGTCGGGCGCATCACCGGCACCGTCATCGGCACCATCATTCTTGGCGTCATGACCTCGGGCTTCACCTTCCTCAGGATCGACGCCTATTATCAGGAGATCGTCAAGGGGTTCATCATCGTCGCGGCCGTCGTCATCGACGTCTACCGGCAAAAGAAGCGCCGCAAGCACTGA
- a CDS encoding ABC transporter substrate-binding protein, with the protein MMIAKLSHNFRLLSAGAAISLLMMTAPAAFAETPKDTLVEGFAIDDIITMDPGEAFELSTAEITSNSYSLLVRLDLADTSKVKGDLAESWSVSDDGLTYTFKLKPGLKFASGNPITAEDVAWSFERAVKLDKSPAFILTQFGLTGDNVTEKAKAADANTFVFTVDKAYAPSFVLNCLTATVASVVDKKLVMEHVKAVTPDAEHKYDNDFGNEWLKTGYAGSGAFKLREWRANEVVVLERNDNYYGDKAKLNRVIYRYMKESSAQRLALEAGDIDIARNLEPGDIDAVSKNADLATTSAPKGTIYYVSLNNKNENLKKPEVQEAFKYLVDYDAIGATLIKGIGEIHQTFLPKGQLGALDENPYKLDVAKAKELLAKAGLPDGFSVTMDVRNTQPVTGIAESMQQTLAQAGVKLEIIPGDGKQTLTKYRARTHDIYIGNWGSDYFDPNSNADTFTSNPDNSDAGTVKTLAWRNTWEAPELDKQTKAALLERDNAKRAAMYEDIQKKFLANSPFVIIFQQTEVAGYRKNLKDFKLGPSFDTNFVGPIAKE; encoded by the coding sequence ATGATGATCGCCAAGCTCAGCCACAATTTCCGCCTACTTTCCGCAGGAGCCGCCATTTCGCTCCTGATGATGACGGCACCGGCCGCCTTTGCCGAGACGCCCAAGGACACGCTGGTCGAAGGGTTTGCCATCGACGACATCATCACCATGGATCCGGGCGAAGCCTTCGAGCTTTCGACCGCGGAGATCACCAGCAACAGCTACAGCCTGCTCGTCCGTCTCGATCTCGCCGACACGTCCAAGGTGAAGGGTGATCTTGCCGAGAGCTGGAGCGTTTCGGATGACGGCCTCACCTACACGTTCAAGCTGAAACCCGGCCTGAAGTTCGCCTCCGGTAATCCGATTACCGCCGAAGACGTTGCATGGTCGTTCGAACGCGCCGTCAAGCTCGACAAAAGCCCGGCCTTCATCCTCACCCAGTTCGGCCTGACGGGCGACAATGTCACCGAAAAGGCCAAGGCGGCTGACGCCAATACCTTCGTCTTCACCGTGGACAAGGCCTATGCCCCGAGCTTCGTGCTCAACTGCCTGACGGCGACCGTCGCCTCGGTTGTCGACAAGAAGCTCGTGATGGAACATGTGAAGGCGGTGACGCCGGATGCCGAGCATAAATACGACAATGATTTCGGCAATGAATGGCTGAAGACCGGTTATGCCGGCTCCGGCGCCTTCAAACTGCGCGAATGGCGGGCAAACGAAGTCGTCGTGCTTGAGCGGAACGACAATTATTACGGCGACAAGGCCAAGCTCAACCGCGTCATCTACCGCTATATGAAGGAAAGTTCGGCCCAGCGGCTGGCGCTCGAAGCTGGTGATATCGACATCGCCCGCAATCTGGAGCCTGGCGATATCGACGCCGTTTCCAAGAATGCCGATCTCGCCACGACAAGTGCGCCGAAAGGCACGATCTACTATGTCAGCCTGAACAACAAGAACGAGAACCTGAAGAAGCCTGAAGTCCAGGAGGCTTTCAAGTATCTGGTCGACTACGATGCGATCGGCGCAACCTTGATCAAGGGAATCGGCGAGATTCATCAGACCTTCCTGCCCAAGGGCCAGCTCGGCGCGCTCGATGAAAATCCCTACAAGCTTGATGTCGCCAAGGCCAAGGAACTCCTTGCCAAGGCCGGCCTTCCGGACGGCTTCTCGGTGACGATGGATGTGCGCAACACCCAGCCGGTGACCGGTATTGCCGAATCCATGCAGCAGACGCTGGCGCAGGCCGGCGTCAAGCTGGAAATCATTCCGGGTGACGGCAAGCAGACGCTGACCAAATATCGCGCTCGCACCCACGACATCTATATTGGTAACTGGGGATCGGATTATTTCGATCCGAACTCCAATGCCGATACCTTCACGAGTAATCCTGACAATTCGGATGCGGGCACGGTGAAGACACTCGCCTGGCGCAACACCTGGGAAGCGCCGGAACTCGATAAGCAAACCAAGGCGGCCCTGCTTGAACGCGACAACGCCAAGCGCGCGGCAATGTATGAGGATATCCAGAAGAAGTTCCTTGCCAACAGCCCCTTCGTCATCATCTTCCAGCAGACCGAGGTAGCGGGCTATCGGAAGAATCTGAAGGACTTCAAGCTGGGGCCGAGCTTCGACACCAACTTCGTCGGTCCGATCGCCAAGGAATAA
- a CDS encoding ABC transporter permease yields the protein MTAPASPSPAMSRREWLLSDRPQSRRQARLGRAYVTWRQFTANRLAVVGLLIIVALLLVAAFADLLATHNPVLGDLRNARLLPPGTSGYLLGTDDQGRDIYSRLIYGSRLTLFVVVLVAIISAPIGLIVGTVSGYAGGWVDATLMRITDIFLAFPKLVLALAFVAALGPGIQNAVIAIAITSWPPYARIARAETLTVRRSDYIAAVKLMGASPFRIIVRHVMPLCISSLIVRVTLDMAGIILTAAGLGFLGLGAQPPLPEWGAMIASGRRFILDQWWVAAMPGIAILIVSLGFNLLGDGLRDALDPKESGR from the coding sequence ATGACGGCTCCTGCCAGCCCCTCTCCTGCGATGAGCCGCCGCGAATGGCTGCTTTCCGACCGGCCGCAATCGCGCAGGCAAGCCCGTCTCGGCCGCGCTTACGTCACCTGGCGGCAGTTCACGGCCAACAGGCTTGCCGTCGTCGGCCTGCTGATCATCGTCGCCCTGCTCCTCGTCGCCGCGTTCGCGGATCTCCTCGCCACGCACAACCCCGTCCTCGGCGATCTCCGCAATGCCCGCCTGCTGCCGCCGGGAACGAGCGGCTACCTGCTCGGCACGGATGATCAGGGCCGCGACATCTATTCACGGCTGATCTATGGATCGCGATTGACCCTGTTCGTCGTCGTGCTCGTCGCCATCATCTCCGCGCCGATCGGGCTGATCGTCGGCACGGTCTCAGGTTATGCCGGAGGCTGGGTGGATGCGACGCTGATGCGCATCACCGATATCTTTCTTGCCTTTCCGAAGTTGGTTTTGGCGCTCGCCTTCGTCGCCGCGCTCGGCCCCGGCATCCAGAACGCGGTCATCGCCATCGCCATCACCTCCTGGCCCCCCTATGCCCGCATCGCTCGGGCCGAGACGCTGACGGTCCGGCGTTCCGACTACATTGCGGCGGTGAAGCTGATGGGCGCCTCGCCGTTCCGCATCATCGTGCGCCATGTCATGCCGCTCTGCATTTCCTCGCTGATCGTGCGTGTGACGCTCGATATGGCCGGCATCATTCTGACAGCGGCCGGCCTCGGCTTTCTGGGTCTCGGCGCACAGCCGCCGCTGCCGGAATGGGGCGCGATGATCGCCTCGGGCCGGCGCTTCATTCTGGATCAGTGGTGGGTCGCGGCCATGCCCGGCATCGCCATTCTCATCGTCAGTCTCGGTTTTAATCTCTTAGGCGACGGCCTGCGCGATGCGCTCGATCCGAAGGAGAGCGGCCGATGA
- a CDS encoding ABC transporter permease encodes MSTIETRQEARPRKGRAGAFAKALGRFLFAAVTTYLGLLAVTFFIGRVVPIDPVLAILGDRAPTHVVERVRQEMGFNLPLYQQFYIYIKGVLSGDFGNSVLTTNPVMVDIRRVMPATIELATLGTLIGACVGVPLGVLAAVRRGSIADQIVRVIGLIGYSVPIFWLALISLVIFYAQLRWVAFPGRIDIVFEYTFTPITGFYLLDSAWQGQWDVFYDVFRHIILPASLLGYFSLAYISRMTRSFMLNELSQEYIVAARAKGLSETRVIWGHALRNAAVPLVTVIALSYAGLLEGSVLTETVFSWPGIGLYITNSLQNADMNAVLGGTIVIGTIFIGINLLSDLLYRTLDPRTRNR; translated from the coding sequence GTGAGCACCATCGAAACCAGGCAGGAGGCGCGGCCCCGCAAGGGCCGTGCCGGCGCCTTCGCCAAGGCTTTGGGGCGGTTCCTGTTCGCCGCCGTCACCACCTATCTTGGCCTGCTGGCCGTCACCTTCTTCATCGGCCGAGTCGTACCGATCGATCCCGTGCTCGCCATTCTCGGCGACCGCGCTCCCACCCATGTCGTCGAGCGGGTGCGCCAGGAGATGGGTTTCAACCTGCCGCTCTATCAGCAGTTCTACATCTATATCAAAGGCGTCCTGTCCGGCGATTTCGGCAACTCGGTGCTGACGACCAATCCTGTCATGGTCGACATCCGCCGGGTCATGCCGGCGACGATCGAGCTCGCGACGTTGGGAACGCTGATCGGCGCCTGCGTCGGCGTGCCGCTTGGCGTTCTCGCCGCAGTGCGCCGCGGCAGCATTGCCGACCAGATCGTACGCGTCATTGGTCTCATCGGCTATTCGGTGCCGATATTCTGGCTGGCGCTGATCTCCCTCGTCATCTTCTATGCGCAGCTGCGCTGGGTGGCTTTTCCCGGCCGAATCGACATCGTTTTCGAATATACCTTCACGCCGATCACCGGCTTCTATCTTCTGGACAGCGCCTGGCAGGGGCAATGGGATGTCTTCTATGACGTCTTCCGCCACATCATCCTGCCCGCGTCGCTGCTCGGCTATTTTTCGCTTGCCTATATCAGCCGCATGACGCGCAGTTTCATGCTGAACGAGCTTTCGCAGGAATATATCGTCGCCGCGCGTGCCAAAGGTCTTTCGGAAACACGGGTGATCTGGGGCCATGCGCTACGCAATGCCGCCGTGCCGCTCGTCACCGTCATCGCGCTTTCCTATGCCGGGCTGCTCGAAGGATCGGTGCTGACCGAGACCGTCTTTTCCTGGCCGGGCATCGGGCTCTACATCACCAATTCGCTGCAGAACGCCGATATGAACGCCGTGCTCGGCGGCACGATCGTCATCGGGACGATCTTCATCGGCATCAATCTTCTGTCTGATCTTCTCTACCGGACGCTCGATCCGAGGACGCGAAACCGATGA
- a CDS encoding dipeptidase, with protein MQFVFDGHNDVLLRLWTHSKDGSDPIAEFADGTTAGHIDARRAREGGLSGGLCAIYIPSGDLVFADPDADGRYITPMAAPLDPLPSLAIAAEMAAIALRLDQAGAWRLCRTVKDIRGAMQEGIFAAVMHMEGCEAIGPDLSALELFYAAGLRSLGPVWSRHNVFGHGVPFAFPMSPDTAAGLTEAGFELVRECNRLGILIDLAHITEKGFWDVAKTTDQPLVASHSNAHALTPVARNLTDRQLDAIRESRGLVGINYATAMLRPDGRSDSDTPLADMIRHIDYLVNRIGIDCVGLGSDFDGATIPEEIGDAAGNQKLIAALREVGYGEADLTKLARENWLRILAQAWREDHA; from the coding sequence ATGCAATTCGTATTTGACGGCCACAACGACGTTCTCCTCCGGCTCTGGACACATTCAAAAGACGGCAGCGACCCGATCGCGGAATTCGCAGACGGAACGACGGCCGGCCATATCGATGCGCGTCGCGCCAGGGAAGGAGGCCTCTCAGGCGGCCTCTGCGCCATCTACATTCCCTCGGGCGATCTTGTCTTCGCCGATCCGGATGCCGATGGCCGCTACATCACGCCGATGGCGGCTCCTCTCGATCCGCTGCCGTCGCTTGCCATCGCCGCCGAAATGGCGGCGATCGCTTTGCGGCTCGACCAGGCAGGCGCCTGGCGGCTCTGCCGGACGGTTAAGGACATCCGCGGCGCAATGCAGGAGGGCATCTTTGCCGCCGTCATGCATATGGAAGGCTGTGAGGCTATCGGCCCCGACCTTTCGGCTCTCGAACTATTTTATGCAGCGGGACTGCGATCGCTTGGCCCGGTCTGGAGCCGGCACAACGTCTTCGGACATGGCGTGCCCTTCGCTTTCCCGATGTCGCCGGATACGGCGGCCGGGCTCACCGAGGCCGGTTTCGAGCTGGTGAGGGAGTGCAATCGCCTCGGTATCCTTATCGACCTCGCCCACATTACCGAAAAGGGCTTCTGGGACGTAGCGAAGACGACGGACCAGCCGCTGGTCGCCAGCCATTCCAATGCGCATGCACTGACGCCGGTGGCGCGCAATCTGACGGATAGGCAGCTCGATGCGATCCGCGAAAGCCGCGGGCTCGTCGGCATCAACTATGCCACCGCCATGCTGCGTCCCGACGGTCGCTCGGACAGCGACACACCGCTTGCCGATATGATCCGCCACATCGACTATCTGGTGAACCGCATTGGCATCGATTGCGTCGGCCTCGGATCGGACTTCGACGGCGCAACCATTCCGGAAGAAATCGGCGACGCGGCCGGCAATCAGAAGCTGATTGCCGCTCTCCGGGAGGTTGGATATGGTGAGGCCGACCTCACGAAACTTGCCCGTGAAAATTGGCTTCGTATTCTGGCGCAAGCTTGGCGGGAGGACCACGCCTAA
- a CDS encoding sugar ABC transporter ATP-binding protein, with amino-acid sequence MAVSPTTMAAVRASGAVPNAEFLLSAEGVRKEFPGVVALDDVQFRLKRASVHALMGENGAGKSTLMKILAGIYTPDKGDIRLKGVEIQLKSPLDALENGIAMIHQELNLMPFMTVAENIWIRREPKNRFGFIDHGVMHNMTEELFARLNIDIDPDIEVRHLSVANRQMVEIAKAVSYNSDVLIMDEPTSALTEREVEHLFRIIRDLRSEGIGIVYITHKMNELFEIADEFSVFRDGRYIGTHASTDVTRDDIIRMMVGREITQMFPKEQVPIGEVVLSVKDLCLNGVFKNVSFEVRAGEILGVAGLVGSGRSNVAETLFGVTPASSGRIELFGKPVTISSPTEAIRHQMAFLTEDRKDTGCLLILDILENMQIAVLQDKFVKGGFVQQGALEATCEDMAKRLRVKTPNLYERVENLSGGNQQKVLIGRWLLTHPKILILDEPTRGIDVGAKAEIHRLVTEMARNGVAVIMISSEMPEVLGMSDRIMVMHEGLVTGFLNRDEATQIKVMELAAR; translated from the coding sequence ATGGCCGTCAGTCCGACAACCATGGCAGCCGTGCGTGCGAGCGGCGCCGTTCCGAATGCGGAGTTTCTCTTGAGCGCCGAGGGCGTCCGCAAGGAGTTTCCCGGCGTCGTCGCACTCGATGACGTGCAGTTTCGGCTGAAACGCGCCTCAGTGCATGCGCTGATGGGTGAAAACGGCGCTGGTAAATCGACGTTGATGAAGATCCTCGCCGGAATCTATACGCCCGATAAAGGCGATATTCGCCTCAAAGGGGTCGAGATCCAGCTGAAATCTCCGCTCGATGCGCTGGAGAACGGCATAGCCATGATCCATCAGGAGCTGAACCTGATGCCGTTCATGACGGTGGCCGAAAATATCTGGATCCGCCGCGAACCGAAGAACCGCTTCGGTTTCATAGACCATGGCGTGATGCATAACATGACCGAGGAGCTGTTTGCCCGGCTCAATATTGATATCGATCCCGATATCGAAGTCCGGCACCTCTCGGTCGCCAACCGGCAGATGGTCGAGATCGCCAAGGCGGTTTCCTATAATTCCGATGTCCTCATCATGGACGAACCCACTTCGGCCCTGACGGAGCGCGAGGTCGAGCATCTTTTCCGCATCATCCGCGACCTCAGGTCTGAGGGAATCGGCATCGTCTACATCACCCATAAGATGAACGAGCTGTTCGAGATCGCCGACGAGTTTTCCGTCTTCCGCGATGGCCGATATATCGGTACGCACGCCTCGACCGACGTCACCCGCGACGACATCATCCGCATGATGGTCGGGCGTGAGATCACCCAGATGTTTCCGAAGGAACAGGTGCCGATCGGCGAGGTCGTGCTCTCCGTCAAGGATCTTTGCCTCAACGGTGTCTTCAAGAACGTCTCCTTCGAGGTCAGGGCCGGCGAGATTCTCGGTGTGGCCGGCCTCGTCGGCTCCGGACGGTCGAATGTCGCCGAAACACTGTTCGGCGTGACGCCGGCAAGCTCCGGCAGGATCGAACTGTTCGGCAAGCCGGTGACGATTTCCTCGCCGACCGAGGCGATCCGTCACCAGATGGCATTCCTGACGGAGGATCGCAAAGACACCGGCTGCCTGTTGATCTTGGATATTCTGGAAAACATGCAGATCGCCGTCCTGCAGGACAAATTTGTCAAGGGTGGTTTCGTGCAGCAGGGAGCACTCGAGGCGACCTGCGAAGACATGGCGAAAAGGCTGCGCGTAAAAACCCCCAATCTTTACGAGCGGGTGGAAAACCTTTCGGGCGGCAATCAGCAGAAAGTACTGATCGGGCGCTGGCTGCTCACCCATCCGAAGATCCTGATCCTCGATGAACCGACGCGCGGCATCGATGTCGGCGCCAAGGCGGAAATCCATCGGCTGGTCACGGAAATGGCGCGAAACGGCGTGGCGGTTATCATGATCTCATCCGAAATGCCCGAGGTTCTCGGCATGAGCGACCGCATCATGGTCATGCATGAGGGCCTGGTGACCGGTTTCCTCAATCGCGATGAAGCAACGCAGATCAAGGTGATGGAACTGGCTGCGCGGTAA
- a CDS encoding sugar ABC transporter substrate-binding protein, whose product MKKFILGTAMALVMSTAAHAETVGVSMAKFDDNFLTVLRNGMTDYAKTLSGVTLQVEDAQNDVSKQQSQIQNFIASKVDAIIVNPVDTDATTAMSKLAADAGIPLVYVNRQPVNVDTLPEKQAFVASNEQESGTLETKEICRILGGKGKAVVIMGELSNQAARMRTQDVHDVIKTDECKGLEIVEEQTANWDRTQGADLMTNWLSSGIEFDAVISNNDEMAIGAIQALKAAGKDMSKVVIGGVDATQDALAAMQAGDLDVTVFQDAAGQGKGALDTALKLAKGEKVEKKVYIPFQLVTPENVKDFVAKN is encoded by the coding sequence ATGAAAAAGTTTATCCTGGGCACTGCGATGGCGCTCGTCATGTCGACGGCCGCCCACGCGGAAACGGTTGGCGTCTCTATGGCGAAGTTCGACGACAACTTCCTGACCGTTCTGCGCAACGGCATGACCGATTATGCCAAAACGCTTTCCGGCGTCACGCTGCAGGTCGAAGACGCACAGAACGACGTTTCCAAGCAGCAGAGCCAGATCCAGAATTTCATCGCCTCCAAGGTCGATGCCATCATCGTCAACCCCGTCGATACCGATGCGACCACGGCAATGTCGAAGCTCGCCGCCGATGCCGGCATTCCGCTGGTTTACGTCAACCGCCAGCCGGTCAACGTCGACACGCTTCCGGAAAAGCAGGCCTTCGTCGCTTCCAACGAGCAGGAATCCGGCACGCTGGAAACCAAGGAAATCTGCCGCATTCTCGGTGGCAAGGGCAAGGCCGTCGTCATCATGGGCGAGCTTTCCAACCAGGCTGCCCGCATGCGCACCCAGGACGTTCATGACGTCATCAAGACGGATGAATGCAAGGGCCTTGAGATCGTCGAAGAGCAGACGGCCAACTGGGATCGCACCCAGGGCGCCGACCTGATGACCAACTGGCTCTCCAGCGGCATCGAATTCGACGCTGTGATCTCCAACAACGACGAAATGGCTATCGGCGCCATCCAGGCGCTGAAGGCAGCCGGCAAGGATATGAGCAAGGTTGTTATCGGTGGCGTCGACGCCACCCAGGACGCGCTTGCCGCCATGCAGGCGGGTGACCTCGACGTCACCGTATTCCAGGACGCTGCCGGCCAGGGCAAGGGCGCACTCGATACGGCGCTCAAGCTTGCCAAGGGCGAAAAGGTCGAAAAGAAGGTCTACATCCCCTTCCAGCTCGTCACCCCAGAAAACGTCAAGGACTTCGTCGCCAAGAACTGA
- a CDS encoding ABC transporter ATP-binding protein, producing MTTLLTVDKLKVSYPTRTGLIEAVRGVSFTLGRERLGIVGESGSGKSQTGRAIMGLTPKHGIVTADRLDFSGIDLLKASAGERRRLRGKRIAMILQDPKYSLDPVMTIGRQICETLRTHEKIGKAEARERALAMLEAVQIRDPKRVFDLHPHEVSGGMGQRAMIAMMLIAGPELLIADEPTSALDVTVQLDVLRIMDRLVSERGMGLIFVSHDLRLVSSFCDRVIVMYAGKIVEELAAADLKHAQHPYTRGLLNCMPEIGANRHPLPVLDRKPEWAA from the coding sequence ATGACGACGCTTCTGACGGTCGACAAGCTCAAGGTCAGTTACCCCACCCGAACCGGCCTGATCGAGGCAGTGCGCGGCGTCTCCTTCACGCTCGGCAGAGAAAGGCTCGGCATCGTCGGCGAATCCGGCTCCGGCAAGTCGCAGACCGGCCGGGCGATCATGGGACTGACGCCGAAACACGGGATCGTCACGGCCGACAGGCTCGATTTCAGCGGCATCGATCTCCTCAAGGCATCCGCCGGCGAAAGGCGCAGGTTGCGCGGCAAGCGCATCGCCATGATCCTGCAGGATCCGAAATATTCGCTCGACCCAGTCATGACGATCGGACGGCAGATCTGCGAAACGCTGCGCACTCATGAGAAGATCGGCAAAGCGGAAGCGCGCGAACGGGCGCTCGCCATGCTGGAAGCGGTGCAGATCCGCGATCCCAAACGCGTCTTCGACCTGCACCCGCACGAAGTTTCGGGCGGCATGGGACAGCGCGCCATGATCGCCATGATGCTGATTGCCGGGCCTGAACTGCTGATTGCCGACGAACCGACTTCGGCGCTCGACGTGACGGTGCAGCTCGATGTGCTGCGGATCATGGACAGGCTGGTCTCTGAGCGCGGAATGGGGCTGATCTTCGTTTCCCATGATCTGAGGCTGGTCTCTTCCTTCTGCGACCGGGTCATCGTCATGTATGCCGGCAAGATCGTCGAAGAGCTGGCGGCCGCCGATCTCAAACATGCGCAGCATCCCTATACCAGGGGACTGCTGAACTGCATGCCGGAAATCGGCGCGAACCGCCATCCGCTGCCGGTGCTCGACCGCAAGCCGGAGTGGGCGGCATGA